GCCCTGTCTGCTTCCAACTCCATGAACATCGGTGACCTGCTGGATGCTGTAGTGGGGGCATTCCCCAAGGAAGCTGAGGAAGACGAGGAGACTGATGAGCTGGCTATTGCGGTCATCGGGCGGCCCAATGTGGGCAAGTCTTCTCTGGTGAACAAGATGCTGGGGGAGGAGCGGGTTATTGTCAGTGACGTGGCTGGCACCACCCGTGATGCCATCGACACTCATTTCATGAAAGACGGCATCAAGTTTATCCTGATTGATACCGCAGGCATGCGCCGCCGGGGCAAGATTGAGGAGGCCGTGGAGCGCTACAGCGTCATGCGTTCTCTGCGGGCCGTTGACCGCGCTGACGTGGTGCTCATGATGATCAACGCTGAAGAGGGCATCACCGAGCAGGACAAGAAGATTGCAGGCTATGCCCATGAATCCGGCAAGGGTGTCATCATTGTCGTCAACAAGTGGGATATCTATCCCGACAAGGATGACAAGTCCACCCTGCGCTTCACTGAAGACCTGCGCGAGCAGCTGGGCTTCCTGCAGTATGCGCCGGTGCTCTATGCCTCTGCTCTTACAGGCCAGAGGGTGGGCCGGGTGACGGAGCTGGTGAAGTACGTGGCTGAGCAGCAGTCCATGCGCATCAAGACCAGCGTGCTCAACGAGCTCATCCGGGATGCGGTTTCCATCAATCCGCCCCCCATGCACAAGGGCCGCCGCCTGAAGATCATGTACATGACCCAGGTGGATATCCAGCCGCCTACCTTCATCATCTTCGTGAATGACCCGGAGCTTATGCATTTCTCCTACCTGCGCTTCATCGAGAACAGGCTGCGTGAGAGCTTCGGCTTTGAGGGTACGCCGCTGAAACTGATTGTGCGTTCCAGGGAGGAGGAAGAGTAATGTCCATGACTCTTCTGGCTTGTCTCATAGCCTATGTGCTGGGCTCCATTCCAAATGGCCTCTGGCTGGGAAAAGCTCTCTGGCACACGGACCTCAGGGAACACGGCAGCCACAATATCGGTGCTACCAATGCCTGGCGTACCCTGGGCAAAGGCCCTGGCTTCCTGATTTTCCTGCTGGACTTCTTGAAGGGCTTTTTGAGCGTGTACATCGCTTCCGCTTTAGTGGGCACGCCTCTTTCCATGGTGCTGGCGGCCATCTTTGCCATCGTAGGCCATTCTGCCTCCCTGTTCATGGGATTCAAGGGGGGCAAGGGGGTGGCTACGGGCCTTGGGGTGCTCTCCATGCTGATGCCCCAGGTTACCGGCATCGTCTTTCTCATCTGGCTGGTGATTGTAAAGCTTACGGGCTATGTTTCCTTAGGCAGCATGGCAGCAGCGGTCTGCGTGCCGATGCTGGCTTTTGCCTTCCATGCGCCCATGGAGTACATTGTCTTTGGCGTGGCTGCTGCTGTGCTGATTGTGGTGAGACACAAGGCGAACATTGGCAGGCTGCTCAATGGCACCGAATCCAAGATCAAGGCGGGTCATCGCTGAGATTTTCCTAAAGAACAGCATTTTACACAAATATCGACAATTGCCCGAGGAATATGCATTTCCTTGGGCTTTTTGTTATATTTTGCCTAAAGCTATTGGCAAGAAAGCGCTCTGTGTGTTATACTATCCTTTGTAAAAGGACAATGATATTATTAAAGATAAACATTCGGAGGTGCTGTGATGTCAAAGGAAGAAAATGGTTTTTTCCTGGTTAAGGAGGAAATCTTGCCGGAAGCAATCAAAAAGACCATCAGAGTCAAGGAAATGCTGAAGCGTGGGGACGCCCGCACCATCAACGAGGCAGTAGAAAAGATGGAACTTTCCCGTTCTGCTTATTATAAGTACAAGGATTATGTCTTCCCCTTCTATGAGGCCAGCAAGAATAAGATTGTCACTCTGACCTTCCTCCTTGAGCATAAGAAGGGAGTGCTTTCCAGTGTGCTGAATACCATCTCTTCGGATTCAGGCAGTGTGCTTACCATCAATCAGGGCATTCCCCTCCAGGGAGTGGCCAACGCTACCATTTCCATCGAGACTATGAATCTGTCTGTGGACTTGGAGGCCCTGCTGGACAAGCTGCGCATGGTTGACGGCGTGAAGCGTCTGGAAGTTCTGGGGCAGGCTTAAGTCACTGTTGATAAGGAAGGCAGGTGCGAAATGGGGCAGGAGATAAAAATTGGCCTTTTGGGAGCAGGCACGGTGGGCTCCGGGGTCATCAAGGTATTGGGCATGAACGCCCATGAGATAGAGCAGCGCACAGGGGTGCCCCTTGTCTTGAAGAAAGTCCTGGTTCGTGACAAGAGCAAGAAACGTCCGGATTTTCCCGCCAGTGTGGAGCTGACTGACAATGCTGAGGATATACTGAACGATCCCGAGATTGAGATTGTGGTGGAGCTTATGGGAGGGCTGCATCCTTCCAGAGAATACATGCTCCGCGCCCTGGAGGCAGGCAAGCATGTGGTCACTGCCAACAAGGATGTGGTGGCCCAGTTTGGCAAGGATATGTTCGAGGCGGCAGAGAAGCACAAGGTGAACTTCCTCTTTGAGGCCAGCGTGGGGGGCGGCATTCCCATCATCGCTGCCATGAAGCAGAGCCTCACGGCTAACCACATCACTGAGGTCATGGGCATTGTCAACGGCACCACCAACTATATGCTCACCAAGATGAGCGAGGATGGCTGCGACTATGACAGCGTGCTGAAGGAAGCTCAGGAAAAGGGCTATGCCGAGGCCAACCCTTCCGCTGATGTAGACGGCCTGGATGCTGCCCGCAAGGCCGCCATCCTGGCTTCCCTGGCTTTCAACACCCGGGTGCAGCTGGATAATGTGTCCGTGGAGGGCATCACCAAGATTACGGCAGAGGATATTTCCTATGCCAAAGGTCTGGGCTATGTCATCAAGCTGCTGGCAGTGGGCAAGGATTCAGAAGAGGACGGCGTGGATGTGAGGGTACATCCCGTGTTCCTGCCCAAATCACATCCCCTGGCCTCTGTGAACGGCGTGTTCAACGCCATCTTCGTGCGGGGCAATGCCATTGGGGAGGCCATGTTTTACGGGCAGGGGGCAGGCTCACTGCCCACAGCTTCAGCGGTGACGGCAGATATCATTGAAGCTGCACGCAGCATCAAGTCCGATGATTCCAGCAGGAATCTTTGCACCTGCTACAGCCAGAAGAAATTCTGCCCGCTGGAGAAGACGGTTTCCTCCTATTACGTGCGCCTGCTGGTGGATGACAAGCCTGGCGTGCTTGGCTCTATTGCCACAGCTTTTGGCAACGCAAAGGTGAGCCTGAAGTCCGTTATCCAGACGCCCCTCAATGTCAAGGACCATGCGGAAATCGTGGCTGTCACTCATCCGGTGGAGCATGCCTGCGTGCAGGAGGCCCTGCGGGTCTTTGAAGGACTGCCGGTGGTAGATGAGATAAGGAATGTTATCAGAGTAGAAAACGATCGGGGGTAATGCCATGGGAGAGCGCACGATACGGGTAAGAGTGCCCGGTACAAGTGCGAACTGCGGACCAGGCTTTGATTCCCTTGGTTTGGCTTGTGATATATACAATGATTTGGAATTGACCCTCACCACGGAACCTGGGCTGGAAATCAGGATGTCCGGGGAGGGGGCAGAGAATATTCCCTGTGATGAGAGGAATATCTGCTGGCAGTCTGTGCAGCTCCTGCTGGACAAGGCAGGGGTGACGGAGTTCAAGGGAGCCCGCCTCCACATGCTGAATCGTGTGCCATTGTCACGTGGTTTGGGTAGCAGCGCTACCGCCATAGTAGCGGGACTAAAAGCTGCCAATGTGATTATCGGAAACCGCTACAACCGCCACGAGCTGCTGCAATTTGCCAATGAGATAGAAGGCCATCCGGACAACGTGGCTCCGGCCATTTATGGTGGCTTTACCATCAATACGGTAACAGAGGGCCATGTGGAGTGCTTCTCCCTGATGCCCAAGCTGCGTCTGGAATTGGTGGTGGCAGTGCCGGATTTTCCGCTTTCTACGCGGAAAGCCAGGGAGGTGCTGCCGGAAAAGATCACCAGGCAGGAGGCGGTCTACAACATCAGCCGCGCCGCCATGCTGGCTGCGGCTCTGGTGCGGGGCAATGAGCGCTTCCTCAAGAACGCCTTCGATGATGCTCTGCATCAGCCCTACCGCGCTGCCTTGATTCCCGGCATGTATGAAGTATTCCGTGCCGCCAGGGAAGCAGGCGCCATCGGTGCCAATCTCAGCGGAGCAGGTCCCTGCCTCATAGCCTATGTGCCGGAGCGCCTGCGCTCGGCAGAAAAGGTGGGGGAGGCCATGTGCGCTGCCTTCAAGGAACACGGAGTGAATGCCGAGGCCAAGATACTGGCTCTGGACACCCGTGGTGCACATATCATAAATCATTAAGTGAAAATTTAAGGGGCTCTGCGAAAGCAGAGCCCTTTTAGCCTTCCCTTTGAGGGGAAGGCATAAGTGAGGGAACGCCAAATGACAGAAGCTGAATTTGCGGCAAAAATAAAATCCATTGGTGCCGAAGCCTATATCGTAGGCGGCTGGGTGCGGGATTACCTGCGGGGGGCAGAGCCCAAAGACAGGGATTATATGTTATGCGGCTGCCGGGAGGAGGATTTTGCGAATCTCTTTCCAGAAGCTTCGAAGGTGGGCAGGTCATTTCCTGTCTATTTGCTGGAAATAGGCGGGGAGAAATGCGAAGTGGCCTTTGCCCGCAGGGAAAAGAAGCAGGGGCAGGGTTACCGGGGCTTTGCGGTGGAATTTGGCCCGGAGGTAACCCTGGAGGAAGATCTCTACCGTCGGGACAGCACTATGAACAGCATTGCCCTGCGCCTTAGGGATGGGGCAATAATTGACCCTTATGACGGCAGGGCAGATATCGGGGCAGGCCGCATACGGGCCGTGTCTCACCACTTCCGGGATGACCCCGTGCGGGCTTTGCGGGCGGCCCGCCAGGCGGCAGAGCTGGGCTTTGACATCACTGAGGAGACCTATGGCTATATGGCTGACTGCGGCAAGGAGCTGGCAGGAGAACCGCAGGAGCGCCTGCTGGAGGAAATGAAAAAGGCTTTGGCGTCATCAAAACCGTCTGTTTTTTTCAGAGCTTTGCAGAGGGCGGGACTTCTCGAGACAGTTTTCCCGGAAATAGCCGCACTCATAGGCAAGACTCAGCCAGAGGCTTTCCACCCCGAAGGGGATGCCTTTGAACACACCATGTTGATAGTGGACAAGGTGGCAGGGGACACAAAAAGCCTTATTGCCAGATTTGCAGGCCTGGCCCATGATCTTGGCAAGGGCAGGACTCCTGCGGAAATGCTGCCACATCACTATGGACACGAACAGCGGGGGCTGGAGGTGCTGGAGGACTGGAACCGCCGTATGACTTTGCCCAGAGAGTGGCTGAAGGCCGCTTCCTTTGTCATCAGGGAGCACATGCGAGCCCCACGGATCGAGAAGCAGGGAAAGATGGCGAAACTCCTGCTGAGTCTTGCCAGGTCGGGGCTGACTGTGCCAGAGTTCCAGGCAGTCATCAGGGCTGATCACGGCGGCCTGCCTGTCTATCTTGAGGAGGCAGAGCAGCTTATCAAGGCCATGGGCATGGTTTCCGGCAAGGAGGCTCCCGAAGGAATAACTGGTCAGGATATTGGCAGCTGGCTTTTCAGCCAGCAGGTGCGGCTTTTCCAGCGGGCTTTGAAGGAGACTATCCATTGAAAAATGTTGAAAAAGCTGGTCAGCCCGGTTCTTTTTCTGGAAATTTCAAGATAGATACGCTATTATATATGGTATTGTGTTACTGAGTTTTAAGAATGGAGAAAAGCAATGGACAAGGCTCGCGAGACGGCCATGAAGGTCTTGCAGGAAGTGCATGAGAAGGGGGCCTATGCCAATGTGGCACTGGCCCAGGCTTTGCGGCGGACTGAGCTTACAGACCAGGACCGCCGTTTTGTGACGGAACTGGTTTATGGGGCAGTAAAGGCAGGGGATACCCTTGACTGGATCCTGCGGCGGTATATCAATCGCCCTATCAGCAAGATCCCTCCGGTTATCAGGGAAATTCTGCGGCTGGGGCTCTACCAGATATTCTACCTGGACAAGGTGCCGCCTTCGGCGGCCTGCAACACCTCTGTGGATTTGGCCAAGAAATACGGTCATAAAGGGGTGGCAGGTTTTGTCAATGCGGTGTTGCGCACGGCAGTGCGGGAGCCGGAGAAGGCTGCTTTCCCACAGGGCAAGGGCCATGCTACGGAAGAACTGGCTTTGAAGAGCCAGCATCCCCTCTGGCTGGTGAAGCATTGGGTGAAGGCTTTTGGCTTCGAGGAGGCTGAGAGGCTCTGCAACTTTGACAACGAAAGTGCAAAGCTCTGCCTGCGGACCAACACCCTGAAGGGGAACCGTGAGGACCTGTTGAAGGAACTGACTGCATGCGGTGCGGAAGCTGAGATCTCTGACTGGACACCGGAAGGCGTGACGGTGAAGTCTCATGGTGCACTTGATGCGCTGGCTCCCTTGCAGGAGGGCAGGGCACAGGTGCAGGACGAAAGCTCCATGCTGGTGGCCCATGTGGTGGCACCAAAACCCGGAGAGTTTATCCTGGACTGCTGCAGCGCTCCCGGGGGCAAGACCACGCATATGGCGGCCCTGATGGGGAACAAGGGCCGCATTGTGGCGGGAGACATCTACGAGCACAAGCTTGCCCGCATAGAGGAGAATGCTGAGCGCCTTGGCATCGGTATCATTGAAACTATGCTGCTTGATGCCCGCGAGGCAGGAGACAAGTTCCCTGGACAGGCTGACCGGGTACTGGTAGATGCTCCCTGTTCTGGCTTGGGTGTCCTGCGCCGCAAGCCCGATGCCCGCTGGCATAAGAAACAGGAGGAGCTGAAAGAGCTGCCTTCCCTGCAGCTTGAAATCCTCAAAAGTGCTGCTCAGGCAGTAAAGCCAGGTGGTGTGTTGGTCTATAGCACCTGCACCATTGAAAGGGCCGAAAACCAGGCAGTGGTTGAGGCCTTCCTGTCTGAGAACAAGGAATTCAAACTGGAAAAGACTGGCAGTTTCCTGCCCTGCCCTGGCAGCCATAGTGAGGATGAAATGGTGCAGCTTTATCCTCAGCAGGACGGAACGGATGGCTTTTTCATTGCTCGCATAAAACGACTTTGAACGAAAGGGATATGGTTTTGAAAGATATTTTTGGCATGAGACTGGAAGAGCTTCAGCAGGTTTTGGCCGAATTCAGGCTGCCGAAGTTCAGGGCAAAACAGGTGGCAGAGTGGCTCTATGTGCGGGGGGCTGCTTCCTTTGAAGATATGACCAACCTGCCCAAGGGGGCAAGGGCGGAGCTGGCAGCCAGCCTCATCATTGGCCGCCCCCGGCTGAAAACAAGGCTGGACTCCGCTGATGGCCGCACCAGCAAGTTCCTGCTGGAATTTGCCGATGGCACTGCGGTGGAGACGGTGCTCATGCGCCAGCCCTATGGCAACAGCATTTGCGTGTCCACTCAGGCCGGCTGCAATATGGGGTGCGCCTTTTGCGCGTCCACTCTCCACGGCATGGCCAGGAACCTGACGGTAGGGGAGATTGCAGGACAGGCTGTGTATATCAATGATATGCTCAAAAAAGAAGACGGGGGCAAGGTGGATACGGTGGTCATCATGGGTTCCGGGGAGCCTTTGATGAATTACGACAATGTGCTGGGCTTTATCCGCCTGCTGCATGAGGACTATGTGCTGGGGCTGGGCTATCGCAATTTTACTCTGTCCACCTCAGGTATTGTGCCTCAGATGTACCGCTTGGCAGAGGAGGGGCTGCCCATATCCCTGTCCCTTTCCCTGCATGCCCCCAATGAGGAGCTGCGCTCCCAAATCATGCCTATCAACCGCAAGTATTCCATGAAAGAAGCTGTGACGGCAGCGGCGAATTATGCTGAGGTCACCAAGCGCAGGGTCACTTATGAGTATATCCTCATCGACCAGCTCAACGATAATGAGAAAGAAGCGGAAGAACTGGCAGGGCTGCTCAAGGGACAGCTGGCCAGTGTGAATCTCATACCCATCAATCCTGTCAAGGAGCGCAATCTCCTGCGTCCCAGCCAGGCCCGTATTGAGGCTTTTGAGAATTATCTCAAGGCTAGGCATATCAATGTGACGGTGCGGAAGGAAATGGGCACGGATATCCAGGCTGCCTGTGGGCAGCTGCGGAACAAGCATTTGCAGGATAAATGATTGTTGGCTATTCAGGCAGGAGAATATCCTTTCACGTCGAACTAGTCCTCCAGAGAAGTCTGATATTTGTGTTTCACATCTAGGAGGGTTAGTATGGATTTAGATTATCACTATGGTACCATGTATGTGCTCTCGCGCTGGGGAAAGTTTGGCAGTGCCAATGCCCAGATCATCGCTACCAGCTGCCAGCTGGTGGATGACAATTTTGACGAGAATCCCCTTTCTGATGCCAGCGAAGATGAAGAGCTGGCTCGCGGCATCACTGTCCGTTACTCCAGCCAGAATGTGGTGGGCAATGTGACTGGCAAAGGCAACAAGGAAATCTGGATGCCCTTCCACTTCCTGCCGGGGCTGGAGGGTGAAACCGATGAGGAGAAGCTGACCTGCAGGAAGAACAGCGTACTGGCTCAGAAGCTGGCTGACCGTATCCTGGAGACTACTTTGGATAACTCAGATTTTGGCTTCAGGATTGGCATTGGCCTTCATGCTTATGCTGATACCTGGGCTTATCAGGGCTTCTCCGGCCTCAAGGATTCCATCAACACTGGTCAGCGTCAGCTGCTGATGAAGGAAGGTGCCCGCATGGGCAAGGCTGTGGGTGATTTCGTAGAGGGCAATGAGACCCTGAAGAACATCGCCAGCACTGTGTCTGCACAGGCTTCCAATCTGAGCAAAGCCATCGGTGACTTCGTGCAGGGCAATGAAACCCTGGGGAACCTGGCCGACACCGTCAATGCCCAGAAGGATAAGCTGGGCAAGGCAGTAGGAGAGATGGTAGAGGGCAATGAGACTCTGAGCAAGGTGGCAGGTACCGTGGGCGAGGCTGCCGCGGGCTTTGATGCCAAGCGTCTTTGGTGGCGGAGCAAGGATGGCACCAAGAACTGGGAAGAGTTCCTGGAGGCTTCGGACAAGACATATCGCATAATCCAGTCTGTAAGCTGTGAGCCGGTGACGGGCCTTACGGACAGGCAGAAGGAGCTTCTGCTTGACTGCTTTGAGAGCATCCAGTCTGAAGATGCTGAGGAGCGCTACAACGAATGGCTGAAGCGCATCCATGAGAATTTCTTTGAGATAGAGGATTTTGATGACAACGATGCCAGCGTTGAGTACAGGCCTGGTACCATTCTGGGTGATGAAAACTTCCGCGGCCAGTTCTACAAAGAACTCAATGATCACTTTGACTGGGTGAGGAAAGAGCTGATAGAAGCCGGCCTTGATGTGCTGGAGAGCGAGCCAGTATATTGATCATCATAAACAAGTGAATGCAATAGTCCCCGTTTGCCTGTGGCAAAAACGGGGACTATTTTGTTATGGAAAGTCATCCGGATTTGTCATAATGCCAATTAGGATATTTCGCCTGTGGCAAAACCTGAACAATTGCGTTATAATAAAAAGAATCCTGGAAAGGGGGCTTTGGTATGGGACTGGAGAAAATAGAATCCTTTTTGGGAAGCCATATCGAAGGTTTTTTCAATAAGCGGTTTGCCAGTGATTTGGAGCTGGTGGAGCTGGCTAACGGAGTGAAGAAGGAAATCAGGCAGGCTTCTTCTGACAGCGAGGATGGCGGTGTGCCCAATGTGGCAGTGTTCACCCTGAGCCCTGACGACTACAGCAGGCTTTGCGCTAAGCGGGTGCAGTCGGAGCTTTATGCCGAGATAGAGAAGGAAATCATCAGGGCAGAAGCTTTCATGGAAGGGGAACTGGTGCTGCGGTTCCTGTCCTCGCCTGAGCTTCAGCGGGGGCTTTTTGATTTGAAGCTGGAGCAGGAAGGTGAAAGCGGGGTGCAGGAGAGCACCATTGTGCTCAAGAGCCCTGCGCTGCTGGAGAAAGCTGCGCCTTTGCCACGGCAGCATAAGCTGGCTTCCCTGTCTGTAATAGAGGGGCCTGATCAGGAGGCGTACCTGGAGTTTGGCGAGGAAAAGATTTACATTGGGCGCCAGGATAAGAATGAGTTTATCCTGACGGATGGCAATGCTTCCCGGCTTCATGCCTGGGTGGCTTACGAGCGCCATCGTCACGTGCTCTATGATGCACGCAGTACCAATGGCACCTTTGTCAATGACAAGTCCATCAAAAGTTGTCAGCTTAGCAACGGGGACAGGGTGAGGATAGGCTCAACCCTGCTGAAATACGAGGTGATTTGATTTGCCAGATACAGCAATGCTCCTGAAGGGCCTGCGGGTGCTTTTGGAGTACGGCATGCTCTTTTGGCTGCTGATGTTCGTAGGCAGGATTTCCAGATGGATTTTCCTGGACATGAAGAAAATGCTGGCGGAGGAGAGACAGCCGGAACTCAAGCATGATGAAGCGGTGCTGGCTGTGCTGGGCAGCGAAGCCGGTGAAGAAGGCATGGTGAAGCGCCGCTTTGCCTTCAGCGAGCAGATTACGGTGGGACGGGGTGAGGATAATGATGTGGTCATTCCCGAAAGTTTTGTGTCCCATCATCATGCCGTGCTCTTCCGGCGTGGCAGCCAGTATGTCATCGAAGACTTAGGCAGCCGCAACCACACTTATGTGAATGACCAGCTCCTGACGGGCAAGGCGTATATCAAGCCGGGAGATACCATCAGGATTGGTTTGGTAACCATGAGATTTGAGAGGTGAACCCATGACACGAGCTTATTGGGCCAGCGACGTTGGCTGCGTACGCGCCCATAATGAGGACAGCTGCCTGTCCCTTCCGGAAAGGCAGCTCTATGCTGTGGCTGACGGCATGGGAGGCCAGGCAGCAGGAGAGGTGGCAAGCTCTCTGATGACAGAAGTGCTTCGGGATGATCTGTCAGCTTTGGACAGCTTTGGGGAGGAGGATCTCCGTCGGGCTGTGATGCACGCCAACGAACGCATACTCTGGGAGGCTGAGACAAACCCCGGGAAAAAAGGCATGGGCACTACTGTTACAGTGCTGAAGATCCATGAGGGCCGCGCCCTCTGGGCTCATGTGGGGGACAGCCGGCTTTATCTTTACCGTGAGGGTAGCCTCGGGCAGGTGACCCAGGACCATTCTTATGTGGAAAGCCTGGTGAGCCAGGGCAGCCTTACGGAAGAGGAGGCCAGGAACCACCCGCAGAAGAATATGCTTTTGCGGGCTGTTGGTGTGGAAAAAGACCTGGCAGTTGATACCGGTTCCTTTGTCCTGCAGCCGGAAGATGTGCTGCTGCTGGCCACTGACGGCCTGATGAATATGGTGGAGGACAGGGATATTGCCACAGCACTGGAAGAGGCCAAAGCCCGGTCCGGGGAGATTGAAGACCCTGCCCGGGAGCTGGTGCAGGAAGCTCTGGCAGCCGGTGGCTCAGATAACGTGACGGTGATTGTGGTGGTGCATAGCTGATGGAAAGAAGTTCTATTCAGGAGGAACATTCCTTCGGCTTTGGCAGGGCTGGAGGCTTCCTGCTCATGCCTTTGGGCATCTTGCTGGCAGGGCTTGGTGTGCTGTACCTGAAAAGCTATGCAGCAGGGACGGTGAGCAAGGCTCTGGAGCCTGCGGTCTGGCCATACCTGCTTGCCTGCCTGGCTGAGGCCTTTATCCTGCAGTTCCTCCTGTGGAAGAAAAAATATGACTTTATCCTGCTTCCTATAGTGCTGGCCCTTGCCAGCGTGGGGCTGGTGGAAATAGCCCGGCTGAAGCCGGAACTCCTGGTGCCGCAGCTGCGCTGGCTCTGCGTGGCCCAGGTGGTGCTGATGCTGGTGCTGCGCTTTTGGAAGCGCAGCAGGGAAATGCTTTCCTATCCCTATCTTTTGGGGCTCACCTGCGTGGTGGTGCTGGGGCTGCCCATGCTCTTTGGCACGGAGATTGGCGGCAGCCGCAACTGGCTGGTACTGGGGCCTTTTTCAGTGCAGCCTTCGGAGTTTGGGAAAATCCTGATCTTGTTCTTCTTGGCGGCTTATCTTTCTGACCATCGCAATATGCTTTCCCTGCCCAGCATGAGGCTGGGACCGCTATGCCTGCCGCCGCTGCGCTTCATCGCGCCCCTGGTGTGCATTTGGGGGGCGGCAGTGCTGATGTTCGTGGTGGAGCGGGATTTGGGCTCGGCCCTGCTGTTTTTTGGCATGGCGGTGCTCATGACCTACATGGCCACCGGCAGCAAGACGTATGTCTTTCTGGCGCTGATGTTTATCAGCCTGGCGGCGGGGGTCAGCTACCTGGCTTTTGGCCATGTGCGGGTGCGCTTTGATATCTGGCTTGACCCCTGGCAGGACCCTAACGGCATGGCCTATCAGGTGGTGCAGTCCCTCTTTTCCTTTGGGACAGGTGGTGTCTGGGGCACAGGCTTTGGCTTTGGGCATCCTGGCTTTATCCCGGAGGTGCATACGGATTTCATCTACGCGGCCATAGGAGAGGAATGGGGGCTGATAGGGTCCCTGGCGGTGCTTTTCTGCTATGTACTGCTCTCTTTCAGGGGCATCAGTCTGGCCCTGCAGTGCGAAGGCGAAAAGGAACTATTGCTGGCTGCAGGCTGCAGTATGCTGCTCCTGCTTCAGGCCTTTGTCATCATTGCCGGTGTTACCAAGTTCCTGCCTCTGACGGGTATTACCCTGCCCTTTGTGAGCTACGGCGGCAGTTCCCTGGTGTCCGGCTTCATGGAGCTGGGCATTCTCCTGGCCCTTTCCCGGAGCCGGCAGGAAGGGAGGCGGGCCCATGGCTGACTGGAAGATGAAACGCAATATGCTGCGGGCCATGTCACTGCTGCTCATTTTCTGCGGTATATTGGCTCTGCATATTGTCTATATATCTGTTTTCAAGGCAGAGGAAACGGTGGAAAATCCCCTTAATCAGCGCACCGCCGCCCTGCAGAGGGAGATTGCGCGGGGCAGGATCCTGACCTCTGACGGCAAGGTGCTGGCAGAGACCCGGCCTGATGGCGGGCGCACCTACCCCTGGGGGGAGGCTGCAGCTGCTGTCACGGGCTATAATGGCGAGAATATTGGCGGCGCGGGGCTGGAAGCCCACCGCAATATGGAGCTCATGGGCATGTCCAGGGATTTTTCCAGCCTGGGACCTGTTT
This genomic interval from Selenomonas sp. AB3002 contains the following:
- the rlmN gene encoding 23S rRNA (adenine(2503)-C(2))-methyltransferase RlmN, coding for MKDIFGMRLEELQQVLAEFRLPKFRAKQVAEWLYVRGAASFEDMTNLPKGARAELAASLIIGRPRLKTRLDSADGRTSKFLLEFADGTAVETVLMRQPYGNSICVSTQAGCNMGCAFCASTLHGMARNLTVGEIAGQAVYINDMLKKEDGGKVDTVVIMGSGEPLMNYDNVLGFIRLLHEDYVLGLGYRNFTLSTSGIVPQMYRLAEEGLPISLSLSLHAPNEELRSQIMPINRKYSMKEAVTAAANYAEVTKRRVTYEYILIDQLNDNEKEAEELAGLLKGQLASVNLIPINPVKERNLLRPSQARIEAFENYLKARHINVTVRKEMGTDIQAACGQLRNKHLQDK
- a CDS encoding DUF6765 family protein — translated: MDLDYHYGTMYVLSRWGKFGSANAQIIATSCQLVDDNFDENPLSDASEDEELARGITVRYSSQNVVGNVTGKGNKEIWMPFHFLPGLEGETDEEKLTCRKNSVLAQKLADRILETTLDNSDFGFRIGIGLHAYADTWAYQGFSGLKDSINTGQRQLLMKEGARMGKAVGDFVEGNETLKNIASTVSAQASNLSKAIGDFVQGNETLGNLADTVNAQKDKLGKAVGEMVEGNETLSKVAGTVGEAAAGFDAKRLWWRSKDGTKNWEEFLEASDKTYRIIQSVSCEPVTGLTDRQKELLLDCFESIQSEDAEERYNEWLKRIHENFFEIEDFDDNDASVEYRPGTILGDENFRGQFYKELNDHFDWVRKELIEAGLDVLESEPVY
- a CDS encoding FhaA domain-containing protein codes for the protein MGLEKIESFLGSHIEGFFNKRFASDLELVELANGVKKEIRQASSDSEDGGVPNVAVFTLSPDDYSRLCAKRVQSELYAEIEKEIIRAEAFMEGELVLRFLSSPELQRGLFDLKLEQEGESGVQESTIVLKSPALLEKAAPLPRQHKLASLSVIEGPDQEAYLEFGEEKIYIGRQDKNEFILTDGNASRLHAWVAYERHRHVLYDARSTNGTFVNDKSIKSCQLSNGDRVRIGSTLLKYEVI
- a CDS encoding FHA domain-containing protein, whose amino-acid sequence is MPDTAMLLKGLRVLLEYGMLFWLLMFVGRISRWIFLDMKKMLAEERQPELKHDEAVLAVLGSEAGEEGMVKRRFAFSEQITVGRGEDNDVVIPESFVSHHHAVLFRRGSQYVIEDLGSRNHTYVNDQLLTGKAYIKPGDTIRIGLVTMRFER
- a CDS encoding Stp1/IreP family PP2C-type Ser/Thr phosphatase; this encodes MTRAYWASDVGCVRAHNEDSCLSLPERQLYAVADGMGGQAAGEVASSLMTEVLRDDLSALDSFGEEDLRRAVMHANERILWEAETNPGKKGMGTTVTVLKIHEGRALWAHVGDSRLYLYREGSLGQVTQDHSYVESLVSQGSLTEEEARNHPQKNMLLRAVGVEKDLAVDTGSFVLQPEDVLLLATDGLMNMVEDRDIATALEEAKARSGEIEDPARELVQEALAAGGSDNVTVIVVVHS
- a CDS encoding FtsW/RodA/SpoVE family cell cycle protein is translated as MPLGILLAGLGVLYLKSYAAGTVSKALEPAVWPYLLACLAEAFILQFLLWKKKYDFILLPIVLALASVGLVEIARLKPELLVPQLRWLCVAQVVLMLVLRFWKRSREMLSYPYLLGLTCVVVLGLPMLFGTEIGGSRNWLVLGPFSVQPSEFGKILILFFLAAYLSDHRNMLSLPSMRLGPLCLPPLRFIAPLVCIWGAAVLMFVVERDLGSALLFFGMAVLMTYMATGSKTYVFLALMFISLAAGVSYLAFGHVRVRFDIWLDPWQDPNGMAYQVVQSLFSFGTGGVWGTGFGFGHPGFIPEVHTDFIYAAIGEEWGLIGSLAVLFCYVLLSFRGISLALQCEGEKELLLAAGCSMLLLLQAFVIIAGVTKFLPLTGITLPFVSYGGSSLVSGFMELGILLALSRSRQEGRRAHG